The Nocardia sp. BMG51109 nucleotide sequence TCGGCGGTTTCGATGCCGATCAGGTGCGCCAGCGCCCAATCCGGCCACTCGAAACCCATGAGCCTCATACTACGCGCGTAGTAACCGCAGCTGGCGGCGTTACGAGTGGGAGAACCAGGAATCGGCCACCGTGAGTTCCGTCCGTGCCGCCGTGCAGGCGATGCCGGAATGCGGCCGGTGCCGAACGGCACGAAATGCCGTGCAGAACCGCGGCCGATCCGGCCCGGCGCGCGAACGAGGCCGACAGACCCGGCCCGCAGCGTGTTCGCGGCTCCCGTCCTGCCGGAGAGCGGCTCGGCCGACCGGCACGACGAGGCGGCGTGGCCGGCCCCCGCCGCGAATCAGTCGACGACCGGCAGCAGATCCGGGCGCTTGGGCGTGAGACCGGTCCCCGATGACACCCCGCGCAGGCGACGCCCGATCCACGGGGCCATATGGAATGCGACCCAGCGCAATTCGGCGGCGACGAGTTCGGGCAGGTCGCGCCGCAGCGGAGGAAGCGGCAACCGCCAGTCGCCCTCGGTTCCGGGCAGCCCGAGCGTATCGGCAACGGCGCGGGACACCAGATCATGGCCGAGCGGGCTCAGATGCAACCGGTCCTCCGCCCACACCCGCGGATCGATGGTCGCGGCGACCGGCTCGAAATCCACCAGCGTGACACCGGGCCGCCGCGCCAGCTCCCGCATCCGGGCATTGATCGCCCGAACCCGCGCCGACAGCGGCCGGATGATCGGCGCGATGCCGCCGATATCCGGGAACGTGAACGTCACCACCCGGGCCCCGGCGGCGGTGAGCGCGGCGAACATGGCATCGATGTCGGCGACCACGGTCTCCTGATCGAAACGAGGCCGGATCACGTCGTTCATCCCGGCCACCACCGTCGCCAGATCG carries:
- a CDS encoding SGNH/GDSL hydrolase family protein encodes the protein MTSDSIAAQPIRRFVALGDSQTEGIGDPDGRGGHRGWADRLADRLAGGYPRLAYANLAVRGRRAAEIRAEQLAPALALEPDLATVVAGMNDVIRPRFDQETVVADIDAMFAALTAAGARVVTFTFPDIGGIAPIIRPLSARVRAINARMRELARRPGVTLVDFEPVAATIDPRVWAEDRLHLSPLGHDLVSRAVADTLGLPGTEGDWRLPLPPLRRDLPELVAAELRWVAFHMAPWIGRRLRGVSSGTGLTPKRPDLLPVVD